In the genome of Treponema pedis, one region contains:
- a CDS encoding HD-GYP domain-containing protein, translating to MNTYNVKETKDFSFFGKNVYLDKNFLLLIPECPLTVEIKTMLEDWDFNFIYSEGEPSDFMPIKSTGKPLTSEKDVLAISREKDAAAERLKKQQEVMQKVEKEFLRFLKFIEKIFEIYSMKKTIDGRTVSDKVKELCDFVKENKKMILRIDMQKYYSKENYLILHSLRSAIFALIIGIQLKMPAHKLIELGTSCMLHEIGMLRLPPQYYMYDRPLSGESKKALLTHPVLSYNILKASSFSLPVCLGSLEHHERENGKGYPRGLTKDKISVYGKIIAVACSYEAATGYRPYKEATDASTGLVDMLKNSGSQYDETILKALLFSLSFYPVGIYVHLSDGKIGQVIDINPYDPRFPIVQIYGETTPTGMPKIVGTDPKGITIKRPLTKDEKSRLNLNANANTIT from the coding sequence GTGAATACCTATAACGTAAAAGAAACAAAAGATTTTTCATTTTTCGGTAAAAATGTATACTTGGACAAGAATTTTTTACTGTTAATACCCGAATGCCCTTTAACCGTAGAAATAAAAACAATGCTTGAAGATTGGGATTTTAATTTTATATATTCCGAAGGCGAACCTTCCGATTTTATGCCTATAAAATCTACTGGAAAACCGCTGACGTCGGAAAAAGACGTTCTGGCAATTTCCAGAGAAAAAGATGCGGCGGCGGAAAGGCTTAAAAAGCAGCAGGAAGTTATGCAAAAGGTAGAAAAAGAATTTTTACGGTTTTTAAAGTTTATCGAAAAGATATTTGAAATTTACAGTATGAAAAAAACAATTGACGGAAGAACGGTTTCCGATAAGGTAAAAGAGCTTTGCGATTTTGTCAAAGAAAATAAAAAGATGATTTTAAGAATTGATATGCAAAAATATTACTCGAAAGAAAATTATCTTATACTTCATTCTTTACGCTCCGCAATTTTTGCCCTTATCATAGGAATACAGCTTAAAATGCCCGCACATAAACTTATAGAGCTTGGAACCTCCTGTATGCTGCACGAAATAGGAATGCTTCGTCTTCCGCCTCAATATTATATGTATGACAGGCCCTTAAGCGGAGAAAGCAAAAAAGCTCTTTTAACACACCCAGTTTTATCCTATAATATTTTAAAGGCTTCATCGTTTTCTTTACCCGTCTGCCTCGGCAGTTTAGAACACCACGAAAGAGAAAACGGTAAGGGTTATCCTCGAGGGCTTACAAAAGACAAAATTTCCGTATACGGAAAAATAATTGCGGTAGCTTGTTCTTATGAGGCGGCTACGGGCTACAGACCGTATAAAGAAGCCACAGATGCTTCAACGGGGCTTGTAGATATGCTTAAAAATTCGGGAAGCCAATACGATGAAACAATTTTAAAGGCTCTTTTGTTTTCTCTTTCATTTTACCCTGTAGGAATTTATGTCCATCTTTCGGACGGAAAAATAGGACAAGTTATCGATATAAACCCCTATGACCCGAGATTCCCTATAGTCCAAATTTACGGAGAAACTACACCTACAGGTATGCCCAAAATTGTAGGAACCGACCCGAAAGGAATAACAATAAAAAGACCTTTAACTAAAGACGAAAAAAGCCGGCTTAATTTAAATGCAAATGCAAATACAATAACTTAA
- a CDS encoding TrkH family potassium uptake protein, with product MIKIVQNKLFQYVRIIFMILAIIAISFVMPVLTAIYKNENYVIPAFIIPALSVCSIAAFLFFIGKNKKIRLSTEGGIILVAAAWITACIFGALPLYFSKAIPGFIDSVFESVSGFSTTGGTVLTDAESCPISIHVWRCQMHWLGGMGIVALTVALFPLLGVGGFRLIKSETSGPDKGKVTAKITHTAKALWFIYLGMTVIQTALLMLAGLPFIEALCHTFATLGTGGFSTRNASIGSFNSPAVDFICAVFMLLAGVNFSLYFHLFTGHAEELFNNSELRAYLRIAFAATVLITVSIFPLYGFIGSLRHAFFQVASILTTTGFSTVNYDVWPEFSKLVLFALMFIGGCSGSTSGNIKVIRWLVLKKQAWIETERLLHPHGVFSIRLNKRPGRKDIVYSIAGFMFCYFFLGLVTAFVAVADGTDMLTGISAAFALIGNVGPGFGRVGPAGNFAFFSPAAKVFFSFVMLAGRLELYTMIIYFMPAFWKR from the coding sequence ATGATAAAAATTGTTCAAAACAAATTGTTTCAGTATGTAAGAATTATTTTTATGATTCTTGCAATTATTGCAATCAGTTTTGTTATGCCTGTTTTAACGGCAATTTATAAAAACGAAAATTACGTAATACCGGCATTTATAATACCGGCGCTTTCCGTTTGTTCAATTGCGGCTTTTTTATTTTTTATAGGAAAAAATAAAAAAATAAGACTTTCCACGGAGGGCGGAATTATTTTAGTTGCGGCCGCATGGATTACAGCCTGTATTTTCGGAGCCTTACCGCTGTACTTTTCAAAAGCAATTCCGGGGTTTATAGATTCGGTTTTTGAATCGGTTTCAGGATTTTCGACGACCGGAGGCACGGTTTTAACCGATGCGGAAAGCTGTCCCATATCAATTCATGTGTGGCGCTGTCAAATGCATTGGCTGGGCGGTATGGGAATAGTAGCTTTAACCGTAGCGCTTTTTCCTCTTTTGGGCGTAGGAGGTTTTCGTTTAATTAAAAGCGAAACTTCAGGCCCCGACAAGGGTAAGGTTACGGCAAAGATTACCCACACTGCAAAGGCTCTTTGGTTTATTTATTTGGGAATGACGGTAATACAAACCGCTCTTTTAATGCTTGCAGGTCTTCCGTTTATTGAAGCGCTCTGTCATACCTTTGCAACCTTGGGCACGGGAGGCTTTTCCACTCGCAATGCCAGTATAGGAAGTTTTAATTCTCCGGCTGTAGATTTTATTTGCGCCGTTTTTATGCTGCTTGCGGGAGTAAATTTCAGCTTATATTTTCATTTGTTTACGGGACATGCGGAAGAACTTTTTAATAACTCGGAATTAAGAGCGTATTTGCGCATTGCATTTGCAGCTACGGTTTTAATTACCGTTTCGATTTTTCCTTTATACGGGTTTATAGGCAGTTTACGTCATGCATTTTTTCAGGTTGCCTCAATACTTACGACAACCGGATTTTCCACGGTAAATTACGATGTATGGCCTGAGTTTTCAAAACTTGTTTTATTCGCTTTGATGTTTATAGGAGGCTGCTCCGGTTCCACTTCGGGAAATATAAAGGTTATACGATGGCTTGTTTTAAAAAAACAGGCATGGATAGAAACCGAAAGACTTTTACATCCTCACGGAGTTTTCAGTATAAGATTAAATAAACGTCCGGGGCGTAAAGATATTGTTTACAGTATTGCGGGGTTTATGTTTTGTTATTTTTTCTTAGGCTTGGTTACCGCCTTTGTTGCCGTTGCGGACGGTACCGATATGCTTACCGGTATTAGTGCCGCCTTTGCTTTAATAGGCAATGTAGGCCCCGGTTTCGGAAGGGTAGGGCCTGCCGGAAATTTTGCATTTTTTTCACCTGCCGCAAAAGTATTTTTTTCATTTGTTATGCTTGCAGGCCGATTGGAACTGTATACTATGATAATTTATTTTATGCCTGCATTTTGGAAGAGGTAA
- a CDS encoding M48 family metallopeptidase, giving the protein MKTVINGINIELTQSRGKKLRLTISPKTGEPKLHIPKGYPEEKAIQFALNNSDWIKKHRIEIKQKISKKEEESIIKNGGFITLWGEKYEVKIIKGGKLWRFSIDDDFFYIKEPEAASLKERYLKRRLVLNKLYKEELQLYIEEILPYWEKTVNEAPREIKLRDMKSKWGACNIARGIVTLNIKLAAKPEECAEMVLVHELVHFKERLHNNRFKRYMTKFLPDWKVRVKRLNA; this is encoded by the coding sequence ATGAAAACTGTTATAAACGGAATAAATATTGAGCTTACTCAATCGCGGGGTAAAAAATTAAGACTTACAATTTCCCCTAAAACCGGAGAACCCAAACTGCATATTCCTAAGGGCTATCCCGAAGAAAAGGCGATACAATTTGCACTGAATAATTCCGACTGGATAAAAAAACACCGAATCGAAATAAAACAAAAGATAAGCAAAAAAGAAGAAGAGTCTATTATAAAAAACGGAGGATTTATTACTTTATGGGGCGAAAAATACGAGGTTAAAATAATCAAGGGCGGAAAACTGTGGCGTTTTTCGATAGATGATGATTTTTTTTATATAAAAGAACCTGAAGCGGCTTCTTTAAAGGAGAGGTACTTAAAACGGAGACTGGTACTGAATAAGCTATACAAAGAAGAATTGCAGCTTTACATTGAAGAAATTCTTCCGTACTGGGAAAAAACCGTAAATGAAGCGCCGCGGGAAATAAAATTACGCGATATGAAAAGTAAATGGGGTGCCTGTAATATTGCAAGAGGAATCGTAACGCTTAATATAAAACTTGCTGCAAAACCGGAAGAGTGCGCCGAAATGGTTCTTGTTCACGAGCTTGTTCACTTTAAAGAAAGGCTTCACAACAATCGATTTAAACGCTATATGACAAAATTCCTTCCCGATTGGAAAGTGCGGGTTAAAAGGCTGAACGCTTAA
- the trkA gene encoding Trk system potassium transporter TrkA yields the protein MKIIIIGGGITGSELARRLIRKKHDVILVERNEEVARHAANRLDCMVIQASGNDTQTLLDAGIKKANALIAVTDSDELNMIICGIAESLAPDVIKIARVRNEDYVKALNFSDDRTLGINTLVYPDEEAAGAVIHAIEHGAVSDILSFENSSYELTRFNVCEKSILDGLSILDIRKHIDVPFIVVCVEQNGRNKIPSGDTILTANTRVSILTQPEHIEKFYDLSGFKTQEFRKIALVGMGRIGESVAEYLIKNSASKSVFSKFLPSGFNQKWKISIIESNEQRAKEVSAQFPQAVVYRADVTDESFIEEIALDTFDLVICTTSNYELNMIVCAYLKTLGVYKTISLVQSSVLENVAYKIGIDVAVSFKDVVVDSIMGHLVSENVTRMHTMGDGKLEIIELNVSETSRVLGKKLKDIARHGVYLVLLITDKNGCSIPKGDTEINEGDKIVFIVKSSQSSEIIELFGGR from the coding sequence ATGAAAATTATTATAATAGGCGGCGGTATTACCGGTTCCGAACTTGCCCGCCGCTTAATACGTAAAAAACACGATGTTATACTTGTTGAAAGAAATGAAGAAGTTGCACGCCATGCGGCCAACCGGCTTGACTGTATGGTTATTCAAGCGTCGGGAAACGATACGCAAACCCTGCTTGACGCCGGAATAAAAAAAGCAAACGCTCTAATTGCGGTAACCGATTCCGATGAGCTTAATATGATAATTTGCGGTATTGCCGAAAGCCTTGCACCCGATGTAATTAAAATAGCCCGTGTAAGGAACGAAGATTACGTAAAAGCTCTTAATTTTTCCGATGATAGAACCTTAGGTATTAACACCCTCGTATACCCCGATGAAGAAGCCGCCGGGGCTGTAATTCATGCTATAGAACACGGTGCCGTAAGCGATATTCTTTCTTTTGAAAATTCGAGTTACGAATTAACCCGTTTTAACGTTTGTGAAAAAAGTATTCTGGACGGCTTAAGTATTTTAGATATACGTAAACATATCGATGTTCCCTTTATTGTAGTCTGCGTTGAACAAAACGGCCGCAATAAAATTCCTTCAGGTGATACGATATTAACCGCAAATACCCGTGTTTCGATTTTAACTCAACCCGAACATATAGAAAAATTTTACGACCTTTCTGGATTTAAGACTCAAGAGTTTAGAAAAATAGCTCTGGTGGGAATGGGCAGAATAGGGGAGAGCGTTGCGGAGTATTTAATTAAAAATTCCGCAAGTAAATCCGTTTTTTCAAAATTTCTTCCTTCCGGATTTAACCAAAAATGGAAAATTTCGATTATCGAAAGTAACGAACAGCGTGCAAAAGAAGTGTCCGCTCAGTTTCCTCAAGCGGTAGTTTACCGCGCCGATGTTACCGACGAATCTTTTATTGAAGAAATAGCGCTTGATACCTTCGATTTGGTTATTTGCACAACTTCAAATTATGAATTAAATATGATTGTTTGCGCATATTTAAAAACTCTCGGAGTATATAAGACTATTTCGCTTGTACAAAGCTCCGTGTTGGAAAATGTTGCATATAAAATCGGAATCGATGTTGCCGTATCGTTTAAAGATGTTGTAGTCGATTCGATTATGGGGCATTTGGTAAGCGAAAACGTAACGAGAATGCACACTATGGGTGACGGTAAACTTGAAATTATCGAATTGAATGTTTCCGAAACTTCGCGTGTGTTGGGTAAAAAATTAAAAGATATTGCAAGACACGGAGTTTACTTGGTGCTTTTAATTACCGATAAAAACGGCTGCAGTATCCCCAAAGGAGATACCGAAATAAATGAAGGCGATAAAATAGTATTTATAGTTAAGTCCTCGCAAAGCAGTGAAATTATAGAATTGTTCGGAGGCCGTTAA
- a CDS encoding NAD(P)H-dependent glycerol-3-phosphate dehydrogenase — MSEKIGIIGAGSWGTAVAVSLARNGHNVLLWARNKDFCEKLNLERINRKYLPDYILPENISATDDMEKVCKDSSVVFFATPSLYLKETALEMLKHKPFSEDDGKQSYPIIAVLTKGFIPDKQGSPQFIIDALEDILPDFYKNHLVYVAGPSHGQEVAAGKLTGLITASRNPMSSIRCREILKSKTLMVYSSLDIIGVQVCAASKNIVAVAFGILDALTESSDTFGDNTQSLLLAAGLNEIQSIGRAMGATHPETFTSISGVGDLDVTCRSRYGRNRRFGREIITKNILSGFKNLDDLILNIKKIGYLPEGAVACKYVNILAKKNNLRLPICTGLYKILNKELKPLEFIEKLLSGVNK; from the coding sequence GTGAGCGAAAAAATAGGTATAATCGGAGCAGGTTCTTGGGGAACGGCTGTTGCCGTCTCCCTTGCACGGAACGGACATAATGTTTTATTGTGGGCACGAAATAAAGATTTTTGTGAAAAACTGAATTTGGAACGTATAAATAGAAAGTATTTGCCCGATTATATTTTGCCGGAAAATATTTCGGCAACTGACGATATGGAAAAAGTATGCAAAGATTCTTCCGTTGTTTTTTTTGCGACACCCTCTCTTTATTTAAAAGAAACCGCTTTGGAAATGTTAAAGCATAAGCCTTTCAGCGAAGATGACGGAAAACAAAGTTATCCGATTATTGCAGTTTTAACAAAGGGCTTTATTCCCGATAAGCAAGGCTCTCCTCAGTTTATAATTGACGCTCTTGAAGATATTCTTCCGGATTTTTATAAAAATCATTTGGTGTATGTTGCGGGCCCCAGCCACGGGCAAGAAGTTGCCGCCGGTAAATTAACGGGACTTATTACCGCTTCCAGAAATCCTATGTCTTCAATCCGCTGTCGCGAAATTTTAAAATCAAAAACTCTTATGGTGTATTCCAGTTTGGATATAATAGGTGTACAGGTTTGCGCCGCTTCCAAAAATATTGTCGCCGTTGCTTTCGGTATTTTGGACGCCTTAACGGAGTCTTCCGATACTTTCGGTGATAATACCCAGTCGCTTTTGCTTGCCGCAGGTTTGAACGAGATACAAAGTATAGGCAGAGCAATGGGAGCTACTCATCCTGAAACCTTTACCTCAATTTCCGGGGTAGGCGATTTGGACGTTACTTGCCGCAGCCGTTACGGCAGAAATCGCCGGTTCGGACGTGAAATAATAACTAAAAATATTCTTTCGGGTTTTAAAAATTTAGACGATTTAATTTTAAATATAAAAAAAATAGGCTATCTCCCCGAAGGTGCCGTCGCCTGTAAATATGTAAATATTCTTGCAAAAAAGAACAATTTGAGACTGCCGATTTGTACCGGACTTTATAAGATATTAAATAAGGAATTAAAACCTCTTGAATTTATAGAAAAACTGTTAAGCGGAGTAAATAAATAA
- a CDS encoding response regulator transcription factor produces MRIVIVDDEELIREGLKIIFSGYPEIEVAGTGADGNEAVELCKKYNPDLVLMDIRMPHLNGIEAVKKIKEYNSGIKILILTTFNDSEYIRQGLKNGASGYLLKDSSPDVIYDGIKAAISGNVVINPEVAQNIFIPDGVKRSDSPCDSAFIMNKYNLSRKEMEIIKLVAEGLSNKEIAYKQHLSEGTIKNNISAIFSKTFVTDRTQLAAFAFKNNIDNA; encoded by the coding sequence ATGAGAATTGTAATAGTCGATGATGAGGAGCTTATACGGGAAGGTCTTAAAATCATTTTTTCAGGCTATCCCGAAATTGAAGTTGCGGGAACCGGAGCTGACGGAAACGAAGCCGTCGAGCTTTGTAAAAAATATAACCCCGATTTGGTTTTAATGGATATAAGAATGCCGCATTTAAACGGTATTGAAGCCGTAAAAAAAATTAAAGAGTATAACTCCGGTATAAAAATACTTATACTGACCACTTTTAACGATTCCGAATATATCAGGCAGGGTTTAAAAAACGGTGCGTCGGGTTATCTTTTAAAAGACAGCTCTCCCGATGTTATTTATGACGGAATTAAGGCTGCAATTTCAGGAAATGTTGTAATTAACCCCGAAGTTGCTCAAAACATTTTTATACCCGACGGCGTAAAGCGAAGCGATAGTCCGTGCGATAGTGCATTTATTATGAATAAATATAATTTAAGCCGAAAAGAAATGGAAATAATCAAACTTGTTGCCGAAGGCTTATCAAATAAGGAGATTGCATATAAACAGCATCTTTCCGAGGGTACGATAAAAAACAATATTTCCGCTATATTTTCAAAAACCTTTGTTACCGATAGAACTCAATTGGCCGCTTTTGCATTTAAAAATAATATAGACAATGCTTAA
- a CDS encoding type II toxin-antitoxin system RelE family toxin, with protein MTVVLTNAAKKNLKALDKTAAKEIIKYLREIERLENPKIKGKSLKGNLSGLWRYRVMNYRILCRILEDKMIIYVIKIGHRKDVYSRIPVQV; from the coding sequence ATGACAGTTGTTTTAACAAATGCGGCTAAAAAAAACTTAAAAGCACTTGATAAAACAGCGGCAAAAGAAATTATTAAATATCTAAGAGAGATAGAAAGGCTTGAAAATCCTAAGATAAAGGGAAAAAGTTTAAAAGGAAATTTATCGGGATTATGGCGCTACAGAGTTATGAATTACCGTATTTTATGCAGGATTTTAGAAGATAAAATGATAATATATGTTATTAAAATAGGGCATAGAAAAGACGTTTACAGCAGAATTCCGGTGCAAGTATAA
- a CDS encoding formylglycine-generating enzyme family protein yields the protein MDNGNLSFDGAEYRKTSLKTVISQDTAVTGSGNEGVFTAARGSVTLSKYSIGQYEVTQELFEKVMGFNPSKFSKDPASGEEQNLRPVDSVSWYDAIVFCNKLSLLLGYEPCYTVEGVNDWAALTYEQIPKSRIDPKAEPTAKDKTNAWEKTKCKWEANGFRLPTECEWEFAARGGNQNDATNWNYKHSGSDTIGDVAWYKDNSDDKTHETGKKSANALNLYDMSGNVRELCWEFLEGTITSSVPVRGFDTANTTSHFYRAVRYCGYADFQPYDLVLAARGGRWHWSREYADQGFRIARSTTVK from the coding sequence TTGGACAACGGGAATTTAAGTTTTGACGGCGCAGAATACCGTAAAACCTCTCTTAAAACCGTTATTTCTCAGGATACCGCCGTTACGGGAAGCGGCAACGAAGGCGTCTTTACCGCAGCCAGAGGTTCCGTTACCTTAAGCAAATACAGCATAGGACAATACGAAGTAACGCAGGAGCTTTTTGAAAAAGTAATGGGATTTAATCCGAGCAAATTTTCTAAAGACCCCGCTTCCGGAGAAGAGCAAAACCTGCGCCCCGTAGACTCGGTCAGTTGGTATGATGCAATAGTTTTTTGCAATAAACTGAGCCTTCTTTTAGGTTATGAGCCTTGCTACACTGTAGAAGGCGTAAACGATTGGGCGGCTCTTACATACGAGCAAATACCGAAAAGTAGAATAGACCCTAAAGCAGAACCTACAGCAAAAGATAAAACAAACGCATGGGAAAAGACAAAATGCAAGTGGGAAGCAAACGGATTCCGCCTTCCTACCGAATGTGAATGGGAATTTGCCGCACGGGGCGGAAATCAAAACGATGCAACAAATTGGAATTATAAGCACAGCGGAAGTGATACAATCGGTGATGTTGCATGGTATAAGGACAACAGCGATGATAAAACTCATGAAACGGGTAAAAAGAGCGCAAATGCGCTTAACTTGTACGATATGAGCGGTAATGTGCGGGAGCTGTGCTGGGAGTTTTTGGAAGGCACTATAACATCTTCCGTTCCCGTCAGGGGTTTTGATACGGCGAATACCACCTCTCATTTTTACAGGGCGGTACGCTATTGCGGTTATGCAGACTTCCAACCCTACGACCTTGTATTGGCTGCCAGAGGCGGCAGATGGCATTGGTCGCGAGAATACGCAGACCAAGGTTTCCGCATTGCAAGAAGTACAACTGTAAAGTAA